The Pseudofrankia inefficax genome window below encodes:
- a CDS encoding nuclease-related domain-containing protein: MTRVLVGMDDAGWHVLPDRQWPGSRRANIDVILVGPGGVFVIDVKNWREASVRDGRLWRGDADADDELGKLVRQTVAVEEVLAEAGLPPTEVIPLLVLAGRRNIRAALDRVLVIGEDDLVREVVPRGARLEPEIVERLLAAWSRAASRCRARRPWRPSPFGLGRRPRRGR, from the coding sequence GTGACACGCGTGCTGGTCGGGATGGACGACGCGGGCTGGCATGTACTCCCGGACCGGCAGTGGCCCGGAAGCCGCCGCGCGAACATCGACGTGATTCTGGTCGGGCCCGGCGGGGTCTTCGTCATCGACGTGAAGAACTGGCGGGAGGCGAGCGTCCGCGACGGACGGCTGTGGCGGGGCGACGCTGACGCCGACGACGAGCTGGGCAAGCTGGTCAGGCAGACGGTCGCCGTGGAGGAGGTGCTGGCCGAGGCGGGCCTGCCACCGACCGAGGTGATTCCACTGCTCGTTCTCGCCGGTCGGCGCAACATCAGGGCGGCCCTCGACCGGGTGCTCGTGATCGGCGAGGACGACCTGGTTCGCGAGGTCGTCCCCCGTGGCGCCCGCCTGGAGCCGGAGATCGTGGAGCGCCTGCTGGCCGCCTGGAGCAGGGCTGCCAGCCGATGCCGCGCGCGCAGGCCGTGGCGACCCAGCCCGTTCGGCCTCGGACGGCGGCCACGCCGCGGCCGGTGA
- a CDS encoding nucleotidyltransferase domain-containing protein has translation MDETRAATATREAVDALRQAGARFAYLHGSYAVGRQQSDSDIDIAAYFGGPVPPNSFDILLPTGVDLLVLDKAPLELAGRVAAGGRLLFEEDRAARVHWEAMTRKIYFDELPRITRAHREFVAALLSRSA, from the coding sequence ATGGACGAGACGCGCGCCGCGACGGCGACACGCGAGGCCGTCGACGCGCTCCGCCAGGCAGGCGCCCGGTTCGCCTACCTGCACGGCAGCTATGCCGTCGGGCGCCAGCAGTCGGACTCTGACATCGACATCGCCGCCTACTTCGGCGGACCGGTGCCTCCGAACTCGTTCGACATCCTCCTGCCGACCGGAGTCGACCTCCTCGTCCTCGACAAGGCACCGCTCGAACTGGCCGGCCGGGTCGCGGCCGGTGGGCGGCTCCTCTTCGAGGAGGACCGGGCCGCCCGGGTCCACTGGGAGGCGATGACGAGAAAGATCTACTTCGACGAACTCCCGCGGATCACGCGCGCGCACCGCGAGTTCGTCGCTGCCCTGCTGAGCAGGAGCGCCTAG
- a CDS encoding HepT-like ribonuclease domain-containing protein: MTAAGQTRSGYEAVGFRNVLVHDYIQVDDDIVTGRLKDLGDLEDFVRSIARYLAGAEA, from the coding sequence ATGACGGCCGCCGGGCAGACCCGATCTGGCTACGAGGCAGTCGGCTTCAGAAATGTCCTCGTCCACGACTACATCCAGGTCGACGACGACATCGTCACTGGCCGCCTGAAAGACCTCGGCGACCTAGAGGACTTCGTTCGGTCAATTGCGCGCTACCTGGCCGGCGCGGAGGCATGA
- a CDS encoding M20/M25/M40 family metallo-hydrolase, giving the protein MTDPVIDPCVEVVTLASELIAIDTTNLGDPDLPGTERGAAEYVAEKLVEAGYEPILVESGARGRGNVIARLPGADPARGALLVHGHLDVVPADAGEWTVHPFSGEVTDGYVWGRGAVDMKGMVAMTLAVARRFRREGVVPPRDLVFAFLADEEAGGILGARWLVEHRPDLFEGVTEAIGEVGGFSVTLPGDRAGGGPADPVRAYLVETAEKGSMWLRLAARGTAGHGAMLHDDNAIAKLAAAVARLDAHRFPLILTDPVREFLEGVADLTGVPFDEGDPQAAVDRLGNLSRLIGAALRDTANVTLFHAGYRSNVVPSVAEATVDARFLPGREAALARELVDVLGPDIEAVWDTLPAVHTSFDGALVDAMARAIAGEDPGARLLPYMLSAGTDAKSFARLGIRHFGFAPLRLPPELDFTALFHGVNERVPVDALVFGTRVLDRLLRDC; this is encoded by the coding sequence TTGACCGATCCGGTCATCGACCCATGCGTCGAGGTGGTGACGCTGGCCAGCGAGCTGATCGCCATCGACACCACCAACCTCGGCGACCCGGACCTGCCCGGGACCGAGCGGGGGGCGGCGGAGTACGTCGCCGAGAAGCTGGTGGAGGCCGGATACGAGCCGATCCTCGTGGAGTCGGGCGCCCGTGGCCGCGGCAACGTGATCGCCCGCCTGCCGGGCGCGGACCCGGCGCGCGGCGCGCTGCTGGTGCACGGCCACCTGGACGTTGTCCCGGCCGACGCGGGAGAGTGGACGGTTCATCCGTTCTCCGGCGAGGTGACGGACGGGTACGTCTGGGGGCGTGGCGCCGTCGACATGAAGGGCATGGTCGCGATGACGCTCGCCGTGGCCCGTCGGTTCCGCCGTGAGGGTGTCGTCCCGCCCCGAGACCTGGTCTTCGCGTTCCTCGCGGACGAGGAGGCCGGCGGCATCCTAGGGGCCCGTTGGCTCGTGGAGCATCGCCCGGACCTGTTCGAGGGCGTGACCGAGGCGATCGGCGAGGTCGGCGGGTTCTCCGTCACCCTCCCCGGTGACCGGGCCGGCGGCGGGCCGGCCGACCCCGTCCGGGCCTACCTGGTCGAGACCGCGGAAAAGGGCTCGATGTGGCTGCGGCTGGCCGCCCGCGGCACGGCCGGGCACGGCGCGATGCTGCATGACGACAACGCCATCGCGAAGCTGGCCGCGGCCGTCGCCCGGCTGGACGCGCACCGCTTCCCACTGATCCTGACCGATCCCGTCCGAGAGTTCCTCGAGGGCGTGGCGGACCTCACCGGCGTCCCCTTCGACGAGGGCGATCCACAGGCCGCGGTCGACCGGCTCGGGAACCTGTCCAGGCTGATCGGTGCCGCACTGCGCGACACCGCCAACGTCACCCTGTTCCATGCCGGTTATCGGTCGAACGTGGTGCCGTCGGTGGCGGAAGCGACCGTCGACGCCCGTTTCCTGCCCGGCCGGGAGGCGGCGCTGGCGCGCGAGCTGGTCGACGTCCTCGGCCCCGACATCGAGGCCGTCTGGGACACGCTGCCCGCCGTACACACCAGCTTCGACGGAGCGTTGGTCGACGCGATGGCCCGGGCGATCGCCGGCGAGGACCCGGGGGCTCGGCTGCTGCCCTACATGCTCTCCGCCGGCACCGACGCGAAGTCCTTCGCCCGGCTCGGCATCCGCCACTTCGGCTTCGCCCCGCTGCGGCTCCCACCGGAACTCGACTTCACCGCCCTTTTCCACGGCGTGAACGAACGCGTGCCGGTCGACGCCCTCGTGTTCGGCACCCGCGTTCTCGACCGGCTCCTACGCGACTGCTGA
- a CDS encoding cysteine desulfurase-like protein produces the protein MTEPKSTQTAAGYDVAAVRARFPALAAGAAHFDGPGGSQTPEVVARTVYDTLTHPLANRGTATLAERNAEDAVVACRAALADFLQVEPNGVIFGRSMTQNTMDLARTLAKRWGPGDEVVVTRLDHDGNVRPWVLAARAVGATVRFADFDPEAGELTPDHIERVLSPATRLVAVTAASNLIGTTPDIAAIRQVVHAVGAWLHVDGVHYSAHRAVDVPALGADFYACSPYKFLGPHCGVTYGRPEILEQLDPDKLLPATDAVPERFELGTLPYELMAGTTAAVDFLADLAPAAAGPGADRRARLRASMAALEAHEDGLRRRIEEGLSGLPGTRLWSRAARRTPTLLATFEGQDPQDIRAFLGKRGVNAPAGSFYAYEASRRLGLGDTGGLRLGLAPYNDDGDVDRLLSALRDYFDGARARAER, from the coding sequence ATGACTGAGCCCAAGAGCACTCAGACCGCCGCCGGCTACGACGTCGCGGCGGTCCGCGCCCGGTTCCCGGCGCTGGCCGCCGGCGCAGCCCACTTCGACGGTCCGGGTGGCTCGCAGACCCCCGAGGTCGTGGCGCGGACGGTCTACGACACGTTGACCCATCCGCTGGCCAACCGTGGCACGGCGACGCTCGCCGAGCGGAACGCCGAGGATGCCGTCGTCGCCTGCCGGGCCGCTCTCGCCGACTTCCTCCAGGTCGAGCCGAACGGCGTGATCTTCGGCCGCAGCATGACCCAGAACACGATGGACCTCGCTCGCACGCTCGCGAAGCGGTGGGGGCCGGGCGACGAGGTGGTCGTCACCCGGCTCGACCACGACGGCAACGTCCGGCCCTGGGTGCTCGCAGCGCGGGCGGTCGGGGCGACAGTCCGTTTCGCCGACTTCGACCCCGAGGCGGGCGAACTCACGCCGGATCACATCGAGCGGGTCCTCTCCCCCGCCACCCGGCTGGTCGCCGTCACGGCGGCCTCCAACCTGATCGGCACCACGCCCGACATCGCCGCGATCAGGCAGGTCGTCCACGCGGTCGGAGCGTGGCTGCACGTCGACGGCGTGCACTACTCGGCGCATCGCGCGGTGGACGTCCCGGCGCTCGGCGCGGACTTCTACGCCTGCTCGCCCTACAAGTTCCTCGGCCCCCACTGCGGCGTCACCTACGGCAGGCCGGAGATTCTCGAACAGCTCGACCCCGACAAGCTGCTGCCGGCGACCGACGCCGTCCCCGAGCGATTCGAGCTGGGAACCCTCCCCTACGAGCTGATGGCGGGTACGACAGCGGCTGTCGACTTCCTCGCCGACCTGGCCCCCGCCGCGGCCGGACCGGGGGCGGACCGCCGCGCGAGGCTCCGTGCCTCGATGGCGGCGCTGGAGGCCCACGAGGACGGTCTGCGCCGGCGGATCGAGGAAGGGTTGTCCGGGCTGCCTGGGACCAGGCTCTGGTCCAGAGCGGCCCGCCGGACGCCCACTCTCCTGGCGACCTTCGAGGGCCAGGATCCACAGGACATCCGGGCCTTCCTCGGCAAACGTGGGGTCAACGCCCCAGCAGGCTCCTTCTACGCCTACGAGGCCTCCCGTCGGCTCGGACTCGGCGACACCGGCGGCCTGCGGCTCGGGCTCGCTCCGTACAACGATGACGGCGACGTCGACCGGCTGCTCTCGGCGCTGCGGGACTACTTCGACGGCGCCCGTGCCCGGGCCGAACGTTGA
- a CDS encoding four-helix bundle copper-binding protein, with the protein MRQGGKMMDAALIRMLLDCSDTCGMCADMIMRDSDSMREMCRMCADMCAQCADMCAKMPADSQMKACAEACRRAAAACRKLAAAK; encoded by the coding sequence ATGCGCCAGGGTGGGAAGATGATGGACGCCGCCCTGATACGAATGCTCCTGGACTGCAGCGACACCTGCGGCATGTGCGCCGACATGATCATGCGGGACTCGGACAGCATGCGGGAGATGTGCCGCATGTGCGCGGACATGTGCGCCCAGTGCGCCGACATGTGCGCCAAGATGCCCGCTGACAGCCAGATGAAGGCCTGCGCGGAGGCGTGCCGCAGGGCCGCGGCCGCGTGCCGGAAGCTGGCGGCGGCGAAGTAA